Proteins from a single region of Sphaerochaeta globosa str. Buddy:
- a CDS encoding UxaA family hydrolase, with protein sequence MQTYTVLKVHPEDSVAVAIRPLSQGDVVEVAGLQITLATDIPPGHKFALKNLAKGEKVMKYGAPIGYAITDIASGEHVHATNIKTLLSENATYVYDRTLSAQFAQKEAERKKVWENKVPTIKAYRRSNGAIGIRNELWIVPTVGCVNKIAENLVAWAQENLKKAPFYDGIHVWSHPYGCSQLGDDHEATRTILSDLVHHPNAGGVLVLSLGCENNTPASFRALVGNVDENRVKFLTTQEVSDELAESKRLLTELYETMKGDVREDVGMDSLIVGFKCGGSDGLSGITANPLVGRFCDELTAMGGTGILTEVPEMFGAEQLLMNRAVDEQVYNQTVSLINDFKQYFVKHNQVVYENPSPGNKAGGISTLEDKSLGCIQKGGQAMITDVLGYGDRIKKRGLNLLNGPGNDIVSTTALTACGAHIILFTTGRGTPLGAPVPTIKISSNSELAEKKANWIDFDAGRLLKEPETSVLSDFLSLIQSVASGESLAKNEENGYAEISLFKDGVIL encoded by the coding sequence ATGCAGACCTACACCGTCTTGAAGGTACATCCCGAAGACTCGGTTGCAGTCGCCATCCGTCCCCTGTCACAAGGGGATGTGGTGGAGGTTGCAGGCCTCCAGATTACCTTGGCAACTGATATTCCCCCTGGACATAAATTCGCACTCAAAAACCTTGCAAAAGGGGAGAAGGTTATGAAGTATGGTGCTCCAATCGGCTATGCCATAACGGATATAGCCAGCGGCGAGCATGTTCATGCCACCAATATCAAGACCTTGCTTTCCGAGAATGCCACCTATGTGTACGACCGCACGCTGTCAGCGCAATTCGCCCAGAAAGAAGCAGAGCGCAAGAAGGTATGGGAAAACAAGGTTCCTACCATCAAGGCCTACCGAAGAAGCAACGGGGCCATCGGCATCCGTAACGAACTTTGGATTGTCCCCACCGTAGGGTGTGTCAACAAGATTGCTGAAAATTTGGTAGCCTGGGCACAGGAAAACCTAAAGAAAGCACCATTCTACGATGGCATCCATGTCTGGTCTCACCCGTACGGCTGCTCCCAACTGGGAGACGACCATGAGGCGACGCGTACCATTCTTTCAGACCTTGTCCACCACCCTAATGCAGGCGGTGTGTTGGTCCTCTCTCTCGGTTGTGAGAACAACACCCCGGCTTCTTTCCGAGCTCTTGTTGGGAACGTTGACGAAAATCGGGTGAAGTTTCTCACCACCCAGGAAGTCAGCGACGAGCTCGCTGAGAGTAAGCGCTTGCTCACCGAGCTCTATGAAACCATGAAGGGCGATGTTCGAGAGGATGTCGGTATGGACAGTCTCATCGTAGGTTTCAAGTGCGGCGGAAGCGACGGACTGAGCGGTATCACCGCCAATCCTTTGGTCGGCCGTTTTTGCGATGAGTTGACTGCAATGGGTGGGACGGGGATCCTGACCGAGGTTCCCGAAATGTTCGGTGCCGAGCAGCTTTTGATGAACCGGGCGGTGGATGAACAGGTGTACAACCAGACAGTCTCCTTGATCAACGACTTCAAGCAGTACTTTGTCAAACACAACCAGGTGGTCTATGAGAATCCCTCCCCGGGAAACAAGGCCGGCGGCATTTCAACGCTTGAGGACAAGAGTCTTGGCTGCATCCAGAAAGGCGGTCAGGCTATGATCACCGATGTCCTGGGCTATGGTGATCGGATTAAGAAGCGGGGGCTTAATCTGCTTAACGGTCCGGGCAATGACATTGTCTCCACCACAGCACTTACGGCCTGCGGAGCACATATCATTCTGTTCACCACCGGCAGGGGAACCCCTCTTGGAGCTCCGGTGCCGACTATCAAGATTTCCTCGAACAGCGAGCTTGCAGAGAAAAAGGCCAATTGGATCGACTTCGACGCCGGGCGGCTTCTCAAGGAACCTGAAACCAGTGTGCTTTCAGATTTTCTTTCCCTTATCCAAAGCGTTGCAAGCGGAGAATCGCTGGCAAAGAATGAAGAGAACGGATACGCAGAAATTTCGCTGTTCAAGGACGGGGTCATCCTCTGA
- the uxaC gene encoding glucuronate isomerase: MKKFMDEHFLLQTKTAQALYHDYAKDEMIFDYHCHLNPSEIANNKKFTTITDAWLGGDHYKWRAMRANGIPEELVTGKNTDPFDKFMAWASTMENALGNPLYHWTHLELQRYFGIHEVLNTKNAKAIFEEANRQFKENENLSVKGIMKQFKVYAVGTTDDPADDLAYHAQIAKQSDFPAKVIPSYRPDKALNIEKETFLSYIDSLAKASGKKIEKASDVVDALIDRLDFFVSMGCKASDHALVTAPAIFKSESDVNAIFAKKLAGATLSYDEVEAYKTFVLTHLARAYAKRDIAMQLHFAAIRDNNGLMFNTLGPDTGYDASHDKELATSLSAFLNNLSATGEVPKTILYSLNPKDYYTLATLMGCYQDGIPGKMQLGSAWWFADHKDGMEEQMRLLGNVGLLPRFIGMLTDSRSFLSYSRHEYFRRILCNIFGTWAEEGEVPYDLPMLGDVVKNISFGNAKAYFEG; this comes from the coding sequence ATGAAAAAGTTTATGGATGAACATTTTTTACTGCAGACCAAGACCGCTCAGGCTCTCTACCATGACTATGCCAAGGATGAGATGATTTTTGACTATCACTGTCACCTCAATCCGAGCGAAATCGCCAACAATAAGAAGTTTACCACCATCACCGATGCCTGGCTTGGCGGTGACCACTACAAGTGGAGAGCCATGCGTGCCAATGGGATTCCCGAAGAGCTGGTTACCGGCAAAAACACCGATCCCTTCGACAAGTTCATGGCTTGGGCTTCCACCATGGAAAACGCCTTGGGCAATCCGCTGTACCACTGGACCCATCTGGAGCTTCAGCGGTACTTCGGCATCCACGAGGTATTGAACACCAAGAACGCAAAGGCCATATTCGAAGAGGCCAATCGCCAATTCAAGGAAAATGAGAACCTTTCGGTCAAGGGTATCATGAAGCAGTTCAAGGTCTATGCAGTGGGAACCACCGACGATCCTGCCGACGACCTTGCCTATCATGCTCAGATTGCCAAGCAATCCGACTTCCCTGCGAAGGTAATTCCCTCCTACCGTCCTGACAAGGCCCTGAACATTGAGAAGGAGACTTTTCTCTCCTATATCGACAGCCTGGCCAAGGCTTCGGGCAAGAAAATTGAGAAGGCAAGCGATGTTGTCGATGCCCTTATCGACCGCCTCGACTTCTTTGTGAGCATGGGCTGCAAGGCTTCCGACCATGCCTTGGTAACCGCTCCCGCCATCTTCAAGAGCGAAAGCGATGTGAATGCAATCTTTGCCAAGAAATTGGCGGGTGCAACGCTTTCTTATGATGAAGTGGAGGCTTATAAGACCTTTGTGCTCACACATCTTGCCCGTGCCTATGCAAAGCGGGACATCGCAATGCAATTGCACTTTGCGGCCATCCGTGACAACAATGGGCTGATGTTCAATACCCTTGGACCTGACACCGGCTATGATGCTTCCCACGATAAGGAACTTGCCACCTCTCTTTCAGCTTTTCTGAATAATCTCTCGGCAACCGGTGAGGTTCCCAAGACAATCCTCTACTCGCTCAATCCCAAGGATTATTATACGCTGGCAACCTTGATGGGCTGTTATCAGGATGGTATCCCGGGTAAAATGCAGCTCGGTTCCGCTTGGTGGTTCGCCGATCATAAGGATGGTATGGAAGAGCAGATGAGACTTCTCGGAAATGTCGGATTGCTCCCTCGTTTCATCGGCATGCTTACCGACAGCCGATCCTTCCTCTCCTACTCACGACACGAGTACTTCAGAAGAATCCTTTGCAACATCTTCGGCACCTGGGCCGAGGAAGGCGAGGTCCCCTACGACCTGCCGATGCTTGGCGATGTGGTGAAGAATATTTCCTTCGGGAATGCAAAAGCCTATTTCGAGGGGTAA
- a CDS encoding IclR family transcriptional regulator: MAKKETDTGNEKQQTSGVIRTIAILETLSRHQTINLESLAKETKLPKATLLRFLSTLVNLGYVYRDPSDLYSLTLKMFSVGSHGLEHIDLIQIANPIAQKLCEELGETVHMGVLEDDSAVYILKKESSFTIRMYSRVGKTIPLYCTAIGKILLSELKDKELNDYLGRVHLKPFTPNTLRNGQTLKEELSLIRKQGWAWDNEEHEMGTLCIGAPIKDYTGKAVAAMSVSWPLFRFNPEEKQRIVTSILAACASLSRLLGCTEN, from the coding sequence ATGGCAAAGAAAGAAACCGATACAGGAAATGAGAAACAGCAAACCAGCGGGGTCATACGAACCATCGCCATCCTTGAGACGCTCTCCAGACATCAGACGATTAATCTGGAAAGCTTGGCAAAGGAAACAAAATTGCCAAAAGCCACCCTGCTTCGGTTCCTTTCTACCCTGGTCAACCTCGGGTATGTCTATCGCGATCCCAGCGACCTGTACAGCCTTACGCTGAAAATGTTCAGCGTAGGCTCCCATGGTCTTGAGCATATCGATCTGATCCAGATTGCAAATCCTATCGCCCAGAAGCTTTGCGAAGAACTGGGCGAGACGGTCCACATGGGTGTTTTGGAGGATGATTCAGCTGTATACATCCTGAAAAAAGAGTCCTCCTTCACCATCCGCATGTACTCGCGTGTGGGAAAGACGATTCCGTTGTACTGTACAGCCATCGGAAAGATCCTGCTCAGTGAGTTGAAGGACAAGGAGCTGAATGACTATCTGGGCAGGGTGCATCTCAAGCCCTTCACCCCGAACACGCTTCGTAATGGACAAACACTGAAGGAAGAACTATCCCTGATTCGCAAGCAAGGTTGGGCCTGGGACAACGAAGAGCACGAAATGGGAACGTTGTGCATCGGTGCTCCGATCAAGGACTATACAGGCAAGGCGGTAGCCGCAATGAGTGTCTCTTGGCCGCTGTTCAGGTTCAATCCTGAAGAGAAGCAGAGAATCGTCACCTCAATTTTGGCAGCCTGTGCAAGCCTTTCGAGACTGCTTGGCTGTACGGAAAACTGA
- a CDS encoding Gfo/Idh/MocA family protein, giving the protein MQQIRWGMIGCGSVTEVKSGPGFQKAEGSTLVAVTSRTPQKARDYAMRHGIAKWYDNAQDLIDDDEVDAVYIATHPDSHATYTMMVAKSGKPVYCEKPLGITSYQSKEMVDFCKQKGVPLFSAYYRRALPKYLMIKDMIDSKQYGDVRAVHVFMQQAIKEEDKQNGGTWRVRPEVSGGGKFHDVGSHALDLIDWLLGPISEAYGEAMNQSKVYSADDLVYGHFKTEQGIPGTGLWCFNTFKDEDTTHIYLEQARISYSVLDISQPITIATEKGVQTIAVPEPPQHVAQPLIQTIVDQLLGKGTCPSTGESGMRTDFVLDRLIGRV; this is encoded by the coding sequence ATGCAGCAAATTCGTTGGGGTATGATCGGTTGCGGTTCGGTAACCGAAGTAAAGAGTGGCCCTGGATTTCAGAAAGCCGAAGGCTCGACCTTGGTTGCTGTAACGAGTCGTACACCGCAAAAAGCCCGAGACTATGCCATGCGCCATGGGATAGCGAAGTGGTATGACAATGCCCAAGATCTAATCGACGATGATGAAGTGGATGCCGTCTATATCGCCACCCATCCCGACTCCCACGCTACCTATACCATGATGGTTGCAAAAAGCGGCAAACCGGTCTATTGCGAGAAGCCGCTGGGCATCACCTCGTATCAGAGCAAGGAGATGGTCGATTTCTGCAAGCAGAAAGGGGTTCCCCTCTTCAGTGCATACTACCGCCGAGCTCTTCCCAAGTACCTGATGATCAAGGATATGATAGACAGCAAACAGTACGGAGACGTAAGGGCGGTGCATGTTTTCATGCAGCAGGCCATCAAGGAAGAGGACAAGCAGAATGGCGGAACCTGGCGGGTTCGCCCCGAAGTTTCCGGTGGTGGAAAGTTTCATGATGTTGGGTCCCATGCCCTTGATCTCATCGACTGGTTGCTTGGCCCCATCAGTGAAGCCTATGGGGAGGCTATGAACCAGAGTAAGGTCTATAGTGCCGATGATTTGGTATATGGACACTTCAAGACAGAACAAGGAATTCCGGGTACCGGGCTATGGTGCTTCAATACATTCAAGGATGAGGATACAACCCACATCTATCTGGAGCAGGCCCGTATTTCCTACTCGGTGCTGGATATTTCCCAGCCGATTACGATTGCTACCGAAAAGGGCGTACAAACCATTGCTGTTCCGGAACCGCCGCAGCATGTCGCCCAGCCTCTGATTCAGACTATTGTGGACCAATTACTCGGCAAGGGGACTTGTCCCAGTACCGGTGAGTCCGGGATGCGAACCGATTTTGTTCTTGATCGTCTGATCGGCAGAGTATAG
- a CDS encoding cupin domain-containing protein, whose protein sequence is MFVSHRDLIEKKQISEYVTKQVLVSPKEGWKDHVMRMFTLEKGGKAPHHSHPWQHILYAVEGKGNLFMEGKDYPLTPGSVAYVPDDADHQVSNAGDEKFVFICIVPERGDQ, encoded by the coding sequence ATGTTTGTTTCACATCGCGACCTCATCGAGAAAAAACAGATTTCAGAATATGTGACCAAGCAGGTCCTAGTCAGCCCCAAAGAGGGCTGGAAGGACCATGTAATGCGGATGTTTACGTTGGAGAAAGGGGGTAAAGCCCCTCATCACTCCCATCCGTGGCAGCATATCCTGTATGCAGTCGAGGGAAAGGGAAACCTCTTTATGGAAGGCAAGGACTATCCGCTTACCCCAGGTTCGGTGGCCTACGTACCTGATGACGCCGACCACCAAGTCTCAAATGCAGGAGATGAGAAGTTTGTCTTTATCTGCATCGTCCCCGAGCGTGGAGACCAATAG
- a CDS encoding helix-turn-helix domain-containing protein, translated as MPESRHKKIALLLASIHTGASNELWSEIARLAKTSHASLFVFPGGRLECEENQEYLRNAIYPLVNADNVQGVLTWASALGGSVRVEEVQTFLATLGTLPCVSIGMKRKGYPAVSFDAYAGVQSVILHCITKHKSRRIAFIRGPQNHYSAQDRYRAYYDALDQTGLVFDPRLASDPHPWTEGAAALSQLVEERGLIPGKDFDTLACSSDMMMFAAGKQLEALGYSIPGDVRIVGYNDSSESHLLRVPCTTARMPVTELAHMSFELLSNLLEDDTAPSFDILLPSHPVIRQSCGCTHSLGSTEQAKQSVGTPSLFLAWLVQSFRVHDATIPSIQRLLDEADSADELSYLSLAEDLVYRFLDRGGDPNLLSEALHWYTTFFASEAFKQHRANSLRDLFLRQRDLVAHQHAYALSVQAKSLDALKCDLLGVRNLSSIPSLLATHVRSLGLEAGYLVLYEDDENSTFIGGYDGQVHLEGQQTFAKHMLLPPSIQSNITEGVYVIEPLFMDNQPLGYLVVRTTLFSGSVMEELRTALSSAVKGTFLLDAANKAREEAERAQRARTEFFANISEGLRNPLESILSLMQDKDETLKEQVGEQLRTATHLLDLTLSYTGAFELERTIFSPSSLLSSLKASHAFSYEGEVELPVLLGDRAKITQAFEIVLQYIQKQGGQVTIRAELQSQGLQFSFISSHLAWKASLGNQDPSLSLAQRIILMSGGLVSLKDNQIMFRLGWPSLGGDSIASSSSDLMYIGGESESEVPSLFSAFSQVRLMHSSLLNKQNLSQLEGCILGWDGQRSSAELQLALYLLAHHPRLSKTPMVCFHAPQGYESLSSSLASSKLGNQEDGVLVLMGALGHSLAGQLGMMDNVVLCSKQEIEGVYANNKVRLLFSDIFDPVLYEQLRRLSVAPIVIVREHWKHEEAEQLSLIPRLIIAHRCVVESSEFLARIVLLLTHQEILPPLTGALVKRAIVYLGEHATTPISRWQLAEAVNVSEDYLTRIFRKEIGLSPWDYLNRHRIHLATNLLKQSTLTINEVASQTGFQDQAYFCRVFRKIKGMAPTKVRTTAP; from the coding sequence GTGCCCGAATCCCGACACAAGAAAATTGCCTTGTTACTCGCTTCCATTCATACCGGAGCCTCGAACGAGCTCTGGAGTGAGATAGCAAGGCTTGCCAAGACTTCTCATGCGTCCCTGTTTGTGTTTCCCGGGGGAAGGCTTGAGTGTGAGGAGAACCAAGAGTATCTTCGCAATGCCATCTACCCGCTGGTCAACGCCGACAATGTACAAGGAGTCCTAACCTGGGCTTCCGCGCTTGGCGGTTCTGTGCGGGTTGAGGAAGTGCAGACCTTTCTGGCAACCCTTGGAACGCTTCCTTGTGTCTCCATCGGTATGAAGCGAAAGGGCTATCCTGCGGTTTCCTTCGATGCTTATGCTGGAGTGCAGAGCGTCATTCTGCACTGCATCACCAAACACAAGAGCCGTAGAATTGCCTTTATCAGAGGGCCCCAGAACCATTATTCGGCGCAGGACCGCTATCGCGCATATTACGATGCGCTTGATCAGACAGGCTTGGTTTTCGATCCGCGATTGGCCTCCGACCCGCATCCTTGGACCGAGGGAGCCGCTGCCCTTTCCCAGTTGGTTGAAGAGCGGGGTCTCATACCAGGCAAGGATTTTGATACGCTGGCCTGCTCGAGCGATATGATGATGTTCGCCGCCGGAAAGCAGCTGGAAGCGTTGGGGTATTCCATACCCGGCGATGTCCGCATCGTTGGCTACAACGATAGCAGTGAAAGCCACCTGCTCAGGGTTCCTTGCACCACCGCACGCATGCCGGTCACCGAGCTTGCCCATATGTCCTTCGAACTGCTTTCCAACCTGCTTGAGGATGATACTGCCCCAAGCTTCGATATCCTGCTACCTTCACATCCGGTCATTCGGCAATCGTGTGGGTGCACCCACTCATTGGGCAGTACTGAACAAGCAAAACAAAGTGTGGGAACACCGTCCCTATTTTTAGCTTGGCTGGTACAAAGTTTCAGAGTCCACGATGCGACGATTCCCAGCATACAAAGACTGCTTGACGAAGCCGATTCTGCCGACGAGTTGTCCTATCTGTCTTTGGCAGAGGACTTGGTGTATCGGTTTCTTGATCGTGGAGGGGATCCAAACCTCCTTTCAGAAGCGTTGCATTGGTACACTACCTTCTTCGCCTCAGAGGCTTTCAAGCAACATAGGGCCAATTCGCTACGAGACCTTTTTTTACGTCAACGCGACTTGGTCGCACACCAACATGCCTATGCCTTATCTGTTCAAGCCAAGAGTCTTGATGCATTGAAGTGCGACCTTTTGGGGGTACGCAACCTCTCCTCAATTCCTTCTTTGTTGGCAACCCATGTTCGTAGTCTTGGCTTGGAAGCCGGGTATTTGGTGCTCTATGAGGACGACGAGAACAGCACTTTTATCGGAGGCTACGACGGGCAAGTCCATTTGGAAGGACAGCAGACGTTTGCCAAGCATATGCTGCTTCCTCCAAGCATCCAGAGCAATATCACCGAGGGTGTGTATGTGATAGAGCCACTGTTTATGGATAACCAACCACTTGGATACTTGGTGGTACGTACTACGTTGTTCAGCGGCAGTGTCATGGAAGAGCTCAGAACCGCCTTGAGCTCGGCAGTCAAGGGGACTTTCCTGCTGGATGCGGCCAACAAGGCACGTGAGGAAGCCGAACGCGCTCAGCGCGCCCGTACTGAGTTCTTTGCCAACATCAGTGAAGGACTGCGCAACCCCCTGGAGTCCATTCTGTCCTTGATGCAGGACAAAGATGAAACGTTGAAGGAGCAGGTTGGGGAGCAGCTTCGTACTGCCACCCATCTGCTGGATCTCACACTCTCCTATACCGGGGCTTTTGAGTTGGAACGCACCATTTTCAGTCCCTCTTCCTTGCTTTCCTCGCTGAAAGCCTCTCATGCGTTTAGTTATGAAGGGGAGGTCGAGCTTCCTGTCCTCCTGGGGGATCGGGCCAAGATTACCCAAGCGTTTGAGATAGTTCTGCAGTATATCCAAAAACAAGGGGGACAGGTTACCATCAGGGCTGAACTGCAAAGCCAGGGCCTTCAGTTCTCCTTCATCAGCTCCCATCTTGCATGGAAAGCCTCGCTGGGTAATCAGGATCCCTCACTTTCGCTTGCACAACGCATAATCCTCATGAGTGGGGGGTTGGTATCCCTGAAGGACAACCAAATCATGTTCCGTCTTGGTTGGCCAAGTTTGGGAGGAGACAGCATTGCATCTTCCTCCTCGGATCTCATGTACATCGGTGGTGAGTCGGAGAGTGAAGTCCCTTCCTTGTTCTCAGCTTTCAGCCAAGTCAGGCTGATGCATTCCTCATTGTTGAACAAGCAGAACCTTTCACAGCTTGAGGGTTGCATTCTTGGCTGGGATGGACAGCGCAGTTCTGCTGAGTTGCAGCTGGCACTCTACCTTTTGGCGCATCATCCAAGGCTTTCCAAAACTCCGATGGTCTGCTTTCACGCCCCCCAGGGATATGAAAGCCTTTCCTCATCGCTGGCCTCAAGCAAATTGGGCAACCAAGAGGACGGTGTTCTGGTGCTGATGGGAGCATTGGGCCATTCGTTGGCCGGACAGTTGGGCATGATGGACAATGTGGTCTTGTGCTCGAAGCAGGAAATCGAGGGTGTATATGCAAACAACAAGGTACGTCTATTGTTCAGCGATATCTTCGACCCGGTACTGTATGAGCAGCTTCGAAGGCTTTCTGTGGCTCCGATTGTCATCGTGCGGGAGCATTGGAAGCATGAGGAAGCCGAGCAGCTGAGTCTTATCCCCCGCCTGATCATAGCCCATCGCTGTGTGGTGGAAAGCAGTGAATTTCTCGCCCGCATTGTCCTTCTGCTTACCCATCAGGAGATTTTGCCTCCTCTGACCGGAGCTTTGGTAAAGCGTGCCATCGTCTACCTTGGTGAGCATGCAACAACTCCCATTTCCCGCTGGCAGCTAGCTGAGGCTGTCAATGTCAGTGAGGACTACCTTACCCGAATCTTCCGCAAGGAAATTGGCCTTTCGCCGTGGGATTACCTGAACCGCCATCGCATCCACTTGGCGACCAATCTGCTCAAGCAAAGCACTCTTACCATCAACGAGGTGGCAAGCCAGACGGGTTTTCAGGACCAAGCCTACTTTTGCAGGGTGTTCAGGAAAATCAAGGGCATGGCACCCACCAAAGTCAGAACCACAGCGCCCTGA
- a CDS encoding tagaturonate reductase: MFQFQPIEAALRRMNFHLDRIMPLLTPSGVVLGLLLGSWVAWMKPSVTILFAVITFIGGLGINSNDFFKVVKKPKAILVFVIGANLVMPLLTYAVASVVFKDQQEIATGLILLMSIPTAITGYIWSGIYKGNGALSLTLILVSTLLAPILTPYTVSLLANTSVRIDTAGMMASLVLMVVIPSVAGILINNLTKGKVNDHITPCLKPFSKIGLFIIIIINTAQVSDRLLANASWAYLPIALTCAFLAVIGYPISHTLGRIAGLAEEESKSITFASSLRNISAALVLAIAYFPAETALPVIFGIVFQQSTCAVMAHVLYGRKKKYVTHQHSKGVNTMQPITSVHQSVARKEKVLQFGEGNFLRAFVDWMIDILNEKTDFNGNVVLVQPLDRGLRDMINAQNGLYTTVLRGVQNKKTVEEYRTINSVSRCLNPFMADDYQEYMKLASSEDLRFIVSNTTEAGISYHSGDTLADQPPLSFPAKVCAFLYKRYQAFEGALDKGLIVIPCELIDKNGDNLKNIVKQYATEWKLEEGFTTWLDEACDFCNSLVDRIVPGYPRAEAEAICTKLGYQDNLLDSAEIFHLWVIECHKNFHEDELPFNKAGLNVVWTDDMSFYRTRKVRILNGAHTMSVLAAYQAGHETVQDCIADKALLYPFMYKGIFEEIIPSMDGSKEELEAYAADVLERFENPYNPHQLLSISLNSVSKFKTRNLPSLLGYFTKQGKLPKRLVFSLSALISFYEGTDYEGSSLKGTRASETYLIQDSPEILAAFAALYAEKGNPKAKSQRLAKAVLSNTAWWSQDLTKVEGLEKAVAANLEAIWTVGMKQAVASLV; the protein is encoded by the coding sequence ATGTTTCAATTTCAACCCATCGAGGCAGCGCTCAGGCGCATGAACTTTCATCTGGACCGGATTATGCCGCTGCTTACCCCCAGTGGGGTTGTACTGGGCCTTCTGCTTGGTTCATGGGTTGCATGGATGAAACCTTCGGTTACCATCCTCTTTGCAGTGATTACCTTCATCGGAGGATTGGGCATCAATTCAAACGATTTCTTCAAGGTAGTCAAAAAGCCTAAAGCCATTTTGGTGTTCGTCATCGGGGCAAACCTTGTCATGCCCCTGCTTACCTACGCAGTAGCCTCTGTAGTGTTCAAGGACCAACAGGAGATTGCAACCGGTCTGATTTTGCTTATGTCCATACCCACTGCAATAACCGGCTACATCTGGAGCGGTATCTATAAAGGAAACGGAGCCCTTTCCCTAACACTGATTCTGGTCTCTACCCTGCTTGCACCCATTCTCACCCCCTACACGGTGAGCCTGCTTGCCAACACTTCGGTTCGTATCGATACTGCGGGCATGATGGCCTCGCTTGTTCTGATGGTGGTTATCCCCTCGGTAGCAGGCATCCTGATCAACAATCTTACCAAGGGCAAGGTGAACGACCATATCACCCCCTGCCTCAAGCCTTTTTCAAAAATCGGCCTCTTTATCATTATTATTATCAATACAGCACAAGTTTCGGATCGTCTTTTGGCCAATGCCTCATGGGCTTACTTGCCCATCGCCCTGACCTGCGCCTTTCTGGCTGTCATCGGCTATCCGATTTCCCATACCCTTGGCAGAATTGCCGGCCTTGCAGAGGAAGAGAGCAAAAGCATTACCTTCGCATCATCGCTGCGCAACATCAGTGCAGCCTTGGTACTGGCAATCGCCTACTTCCCCGCCGAGACCGCCCTCCCTGTTATCTTTGGAATCGTATTTCAGCAGAGTACGTGTGCCGTCATGGCCCATGTTCTGTATGGTAGAAAAAAAAAGTACGTAACACATCAACACAGCAAAGGAGTAAATACCATGCAACCAATCACCAGTGTACACCAGAGTGTAGCAAGAAAAGAAAAGGTTCTTCAGTTCGGTGAGGGAAACTTCCTTCGTGCGTTCGTTGATTGGATGATCGACATCCTCAACGAGAAAACCGACTTCAACGGAAACGTAGTGCTCGTCCAGCCCTTGGATCGAGGCTTGCGTGATATGATCAATGCTCAGAATGGTTTGTATACCACAGTCCTCAGGGGCGTACAGAACAAGAAGACCGTTGAGGAGTATCGGACCATAAACAGCGTCAGCCGCTGTCTCAACCCGTTCATGGCCGACGATTACCAGGAATATATGAAGCTTGCCTCCAGCGAAGACCTTCGCTTCATCGTATCCAACACCACCGAGGCCGGCATCAGCTACCACAGCGGGGACACGTTGGCCGACCAGCCGCCGCTTTCCTTCCCCGCCAAAGTCTGCGCGTTCCTCTATAAGCGCTACCAAGCCTTCGAAGGAGCTTTGGACAAGGGCCTGATCGTCATTCCCTGTGAGCTCATCGACAAGAACGGGGACAACCTGAAGAACATCGTCAAGCAGTATGCAACCGAGTGGAAGCTCGAAGAAGGCTTCACCACTTGGCTCGACGAAGCTTGTGATTTCTGCAACTCCCTGGTCGACCGCATCGTTCCCGGCTATCCCAGAGCCGAAGCCGAGGCAATTTGCACCAAACTCGGTTACCAGGACAACCTCCTCGATTCAGCAGAAATCTTCCACCTGTGGGTCATTGAATGTCATAAGAATTTCCACGAGGATGAGCTGCCGTTCAACAAAGCAGGCCTGAATGTGGTATGGACCGACGATATGAGCTTCTACCGCACCCGCAAGGTCCGCATTCTCAATGGTGCGCATACCATGAGCGTACTTGCAGCCTATCAGGCAGGTCATGAGACCGTTCAGGATTGCATTGCCGACAAGGCCCTTCTCTACCCGTTCATGTACAAGGGAATCTTTGAGGAGATCATCCCCTCGATGGATGGTTCGAAAGAGGAACTCGAGGCGTATGCAGCAGATGTGTTGGAGCGCTTTGAGAATCCGTACAATCCCCATCAGCTGCTCTCCATTTCACTGAACTCCGTTTCCAAGTTCAAGACCAGAAACCTCCCTTCCTTGCTGGGATACTTCACCAAGCAAGGCAAGCTGCCCAAGCGTTTGGTCTTTTCTCTCTCTGCTCTGATCAGTTTCTACGAAGGGACCGATTATGAAGGTTCATCTCTGAAGGGAACCAGGGCATCAGAAACCTACTTGATCCAGGACAGTCCTGAAATCCTTGCCGCCTTTGCTGCTCTCTATGCTGAGAAAGGAAATCCGAAGGCCAAGTCCCAGCGTCTTGCAAAGGCTGTGCTGTCCAATACCGCTTGGTGGTCACAAGATCTGACCAAGGTCGAAGGGCTTGAGAAAGCCGTGGCCGCAAACCTAGAGGCCATTTGGACTGTCGGCATGAAGCAGGCCGTCGCTTCTCTCGTATAA